A window of the Anoplolepis gracilipes chromosome 11, ASM4749672v1, whole genome shotgun sequence genome harbors these coding sequences:
- the Cib gene encoding uncharacterized protein Cib isoform X1 produces MSSPSLKDLPKVALDLKSELEGFNHGCMKKAATAEKNVLPSAEDVRQERQHSELIHGLETFKADQLKHADTKEKIVLPNAKDVAAEKTQQTLIAGIEKFDTASLKHTETQEKNPLPDKDAIQQEKGKQQLISGIENFDPAKLKHAETLEKNPLPTKEAIDAEKIAA; encoded by the exons ATGTCGAGTCCATCGTTGAAAGACCTACCCAAAGTAGCCCTAGACCTAAAAAGCGAATTGGAAGGTTTCAATCATGGCTGTATGAAGAAAGCCGCCACTgccgaaaaaaatgttttacctTCCGCTGAAG ACGTACGACAGGAGCGGCAGCACTCTGAGTTGATACACGGCCTGGAGACATTTAAGGCAGATCAGTTGAAGCATGCCGACACAAAAGAGAAGATTGTATTGCCTAACGCCAAAG ACGTTGCCGCGGAGAAGACCCAGCAAACGCTGATCGCCGGGATTGAGAAGTTTGACACCGCGAGTCTGAAACATACCGAGACTCAGGAGAAGAATCCGCTACCCGATAAAGATG CGATCCAGCAAGAAAAAGGGAAACAACAACTGATTTCCGGTATCGAGAACTTTGATCCGGCGAAGCTAAAGCATGCAGAAACCCTTGAAAAGAATCCCCTGCCCACCAAAGAAG CGATCGACGCCGAAAAGATAGCCGCTTAA
- the Cib gene encoding uncharacterized protein Cib isoform X2 gives MSSPSLKDLPKVALDLKSELEGFNHGCMKKAATAEKNVLPSAEDVAAEKTQQTLIAGIEKFDTASLKHTETQEKNPLPDKDAIQQEKGKQQLISGIENFDPAKLKHAETLEKNPLPTKEAIDAEKIAA, from the exons ATGTCGAGTCCATCGTTGAAAGACCTACCCAAAGTAGCCCTAGACCTAAAAAGCGAATTGGAAGGTTTCAATCATGGCTGTATGAAGAAAGCCGCCACTgccgaaaaaaatgttttacctTCCGCTGAAG ACGTTGCCGCGGAGAAGACCCAGCAAACGCTGATCGCCGGGATTGAGAAGTTTGACACCGCGAGTCTGAAACATACCGAGACTCAGGAGAAGAATCCGCTACCCGATAAAGATG CGATCCAGCAAGAAAAAGGGAAACAACAACTGATTTCCGGTATCGAGAACTTTGATCCGGCGAAGCTAAAGCATGCAGAAACCCTTGAAAAGAATCCCCTGCCCACCAAAGAAG CGATCGACGCCGAAAAGATAGCCGCTTAA